In Brassica napus cultivar Da-Ae chromosome A3, Da-Ae, whole genome shotgun sequence, the sequence GTCTGTCACGTAGCCGTCCATGGTCCGAGCTCCTCGATCGATCCGCCTTCGCCAAGCCGGACTCTCTTTCCGAGGCAGCCTCGCGACTCCGGAAGAATTCCTCTTATTTCAGGGCGAATTACGTCTGCATCGTATCTCTGATCCTCGCTTTCTCTCTTGTCGCCCATCCATTCTCTCTCGTCCTCCTCGTCTGCCTCGCCGCTTCTTGGCTCTTCCTCTACCTCTTCCGTCCAGTCGATCGACCTCTCATCCTCTTCGGCCGATCTTTCTCTGACCTCGAAACTCTCGGGGCCCTTATCCTCTCCACAATCGCAGTCATCTTCTTCACCAGCGTTGGATCTGTACTCATATCTGCCCTCTTGGTCGGAATAGCGACGGTCTGCGTTCATGGTGCCTTCAGATCTCCTAATGATCTCTTCCTTGACGAGCAAGATCCTGCCGCCGCCGGTTTCCTCTCTTTCATCGGTGTCCCTACTACGTCTTCCGCCGTATAGTGTGACCAGAatctaatagtttttttttgtgtgtgtatcGAATTCGACTGTGAAGAATGAAGATTGTTGTTAATATGATTTCTTTGTGAACCCTTCGCCATTGTTACACTGTAATTTCTTCACTCAgcagatttttttaaatgaattttaaaagcCAAGTCAGCAAATAATAGTAACCACTTCCATATAGCACACTCGTGCTGTTTTGATCTCCTTAAAACGCCCTGCATTTCACTTGTTCAAACTTGGAACGTTACGTCGTTTCCTCTCCAAAGCGCTGCGTAGTAATATTGGGCCAAACAATGACATAATTGGTCTAGTACGACAATCTCTGATATACCCGTTTCGGTAGAATAAAGCCCAAAGTTAAAATTACGAGTCTCATATTCTCGGCCCATAagcttttttacttttttcgcGCCGTTCCGAAATCTTTTGATTTTGCgaaacactaaaaaaaaaaaaaaattccgcaATCCTTTCTTCAGAATGATCCGATCCATAGGGAGGAGGATAATACTTAATCATCCAGTTAATTAGCTCTTCGGCAGGCTGAATCAGTCGAAAAGAGGATTCGAGAGGCCAGCACTGAAGAAATGTCGACGTGGAGGTTATTACCCGATTCAAGCGGCGATTGTTTCCGGTGGGAAGTCGCAGGCCGGATTCTCCAGTCGGACTCGGAAGATTATGCTATTGAATCCACAGCTCCTCTACCTTCTATGAACGATCTCTTGCTCCAAGGTTTTTGGTTAATTGTTGTGAATTTGTTTTGTCATGTGTGAGGGCGCGCTGAGATTAATTGTTTTGATGAAGGATGGTCGAATCTTAAACAAGGGGATGAAGCGATTTTGAGGACTGGGCTGGGGAACTCTGTAGCTCTAAAAGCCAAATCTATTTTAGAAGAtggacatcatcatcatcatccaggCACCTCAGCATATTCTTACACAACTTTGATTCGCTAGGCTAAATCCACCCTGATGATTATCTTCTCTTTAATTTTCTGCATCTCTTGTTCGTTTCATTCATTTGGTGTGATTTGTTTAGAGATGTTTAAAGAGGATTACAGATTATAAGCTTCAGATTGCCAACCCCTTACTGACATGGGTTTTGAAAATTGTTAGATTTGCACAACATAGGAGGCTCTAGTCTCCAAGTGGATTCAGCTGCAACTTTGCCTATGTTCAGGACCGCCTCAGGACGTTCTGTCCCATTGAAAGACTCCTCCATTGCCAAAGCTCTTTCTATTCTTGGCACTCACTCAGGTTTCCATTCAACTTCTACCTTATTTCTTTGTGGTTAGTATTTTTGCACATTTTCTTGAGTTCGTTTGTTATCAGCTGCTACTTTGTTAAAGGAATGAATGACTATTAGAAATGACAGTTTCTTCTACAGTTGATATGTTACTAAGCTTCTATTTGATTTGTGTAGATAACGTTCCTCTCAGGGAGAGTGGGTTTGGTGATCCCAACTCTTTTTTCCAGACAGCATCTAACAAGAAGGTTTTTGTATCTTCTGCCGGTCTGTCAAGAGCCAACGCATTGTTAGGACTCGAAGCAGATGATTTTAATGGATTTAACCACGTGAAGCGGTCCAATTCTTCCCACCAGAAACGTGGGTGCTCTGAGTTAAAAACTCATGCTACAGGGGTTCAGCATCATTCAGAAATTCCAGGACAATACGAGTGCCATGTATTTGAGAAGATAGCAGATAATTTATATACATCTGCAGTTGTACCGCCAACAATGTTTCAGACTGCTGGTGGAAAAACGTTGTCAGTATCAGTTCAGGCATTGAAACGTGCCAGAAACCTTCTCGGAGACCCTGAGTCGGGGACTCTCTTTGATGATGTAGCAGCAGGTGATCAGTTTGCTACACCACAGAAAGTTCAAAGGTTAGGTGATACTgctataaaaaatagaaatgccAACACTGGTTATAATGCTTATGAAGGAAAGACAAGCAACAAGCATACGGCAACTAGTTTTGTATCTCCTCTTCGGTCATCTTCAAAGCAGTTCAGATCAGCCAAATTGGAGGATCTAGCTTCAGGGGGTAATTTGATCAAGAAATTTGACGCGGCTGTTGATGAAACAGACTGTGCTCTGAATACTACTAAAGTTGCTACACATGGAGTATCATATAACAGACCTTTGGCATCAAATATGGCAGTGAATAATGCCAAGGCAAACGGCTTCATTCCAATAGCTAAACAATTTGGCCAGCCACTTGTTGATATAACAAATCGCAGTGCAAACAATAAACAAGACAGTACCCAAAAGAAAAGACTGGGAAAGACAATCTCCGTTTCTCCTTTTAAAAGGCCAAGGAATTCCTCCTTCAAAACTCCTTTAAAGAAAAATGCTCAGCATGCTTTAAGTGGTAAAAGTTTCAGGAAACTTCATatcatgtttatttttttgtgtacTTTATTTGCTTGGCTCTTATGATTTATTGTGTCTTGTCTATGATCAGGTTTGTCTATCGTATCT encodes:
- the LOC106427192 gene encoding PRA1 family protein B5-like; this translates as MVSSDSHVLPVSTTTSQPPTLTESQPPAVRAFMNRFTETVRDGLSRSRPWSELLDRSAFAKPDSLSEAASRLRKNSSYFRANYVCIVSLILAFSLVAHPFSLVLLVCLAASWLFLYLFRPVDRPLILFGRSFSDLETLGALILSTIAVIFFTSVGSVLISALLVGIATVCVHGAFRSPNDLFLDEQDPAAAGFLSFIGVPTTSSAV